One window of Deinococcus cellulosilyticus NBRC 106333 = KACC 11606 genomic DNA carries:
- a CDS encoding polyprenyl synthetase family protein: MRNLIAEFIDQVLPRTHTRPEIQHLFDLMRDYPVRGGKMLRSQLLMMVARAFGGPAERALPLAAGLEMFQNWVLIHDDIEDDSEDRRGQPALHRLHGIPLALNAGDALHVYMWQVVHQSGVPGAFEEFLNTIHRTAEGQHVDLSWVVNGSWDLSEADYLQMVHLKTAYYTVVAPFRLGMLAAGLTPDPEIEAAGLKLGAAFQIRDDVLNLIGDAADYGKEIAGDLLEGKRTLVLLHWLAQASPEQKAFFLKVMSLPRDQKQAADIQQILQWLHDSGSIQHAQHMADAEAAEGLRLIRNVLSRASDQKTADQILHLLEQLATRMV, encoded by the coding sequence GTGCGCAACCTCATTGCCGAATTCATTGATCAGGTCCTTCCCCGAACCCACACCCGTCCTGAAATCCAGCATCTGTTTGACCTGATGCGGGATTACCCGGTCCGGGGAGGCAAGATGCTGCGCAGCCAGCTTCTGATGATGGTGGCCCGGGCTTTCGGGGGTCCTGCAGAGCGGGCCCTCCCTCTGGCAGCAGGTCTGGAGATGTTCCAGAACTGGGTGCTGATCCATGACGACATTGAGGACGATTCTGAAGACCGCAGAGGTCAGCCTGCCCTGCACCGGCTGCATGGGATTCCTCTGGCCCTGAACGCCGGAGATGCCCTGCACGTGTACATGTGGCAGGTGGTGCATCAGTCAGGGGTCCCTGGTGCCTTTGAGGAGTTCCTGAACACCATCCACCGCACCGCTGAAGGGCAGCATGTGGACCTGAGCTGGGTGGTGAATGGGAGCTGGGACCTCAGCGAAGCCGATTACCTGCAGATGGTGCACCTGAAGACCGCCTACTACACGGTGGTGGCCCCATTCAGGCTGGGCATGCTGGCTGCAGGCCTGACCCCTGATCCTGAGATTGAAGCGGCAGGTCTGAAACTGGGGGCAGCTTTCCAGATCCGGGACGATGTCCTGAACCTGATCGGGGACGCTGCAGATTACGGCAAGGAAATTGCTGGAGACCTGCTGGAAGGCAAACGCACCCTGGTGCTGCTGCACTGGCTTGCCCAGGCCAGCCCAGAACAGAAAGCCTTCTTTTTGAAGGTGATGTCCCTGCCCAGAGACCAGAAGCAGGCTGCGGACATCCAGCAGATCCTGCAGTGGCTCCATGATTCTGGCAGCATTCAGCATGCCCAGCACATGGCAGATGCAGAAGCTGCAGAAGGTCTGCGTCTGATCCGAAACGTGCTGTCCAGGGCCAGTGACCAGAAAACCGCAGATCAGATTCTGCACCTGCTGGAACAGCTTGCCACCCGCATGGTGTGA